A portion of the Cellulophaga algicola DSM 14237 genome contains these proteins:
- a CDS encoding gliding motility lipoprotein GldH, whose product MTMAKYLFCFLSIVLFVSCDSSIVKSEYKTTPDGSWDKDNILEFQIAALDSTQQYDIFINLRNDEKYAFSNIFLIAELQYPDGASVKDTLEYEMTLPDGNWLGKGSGSIKESKLWYKENITLPLEGVYNLKISHAMRKSGRVEGIIDLEGITDVGYQIEKHN is encoded by the coding sequence ATGACAATGGCTAAGTATTTGTTTTGTTTTTTATCAATTGTACTTTTTGTTTCTTGTGATTCTAGTATCGTAAAATCTGAGTACAAAACAACTCCAGATGGTAGTTGGGATAAAGATAATATACTAGAATTTCAAATTGCAGCGTTAGATTCAACGCAACAGTATGATATTTTCATTAACCTGCGAAATGATGAAAAATACGCATTTAGTAATATTTTTTTGATTGCAGAGTTACAATATCCTGATGGTGCTTCGGTAAAGGACACTTTAGAATATGAAATGACTTTACCAGATGGTAATTGGTTAGGCAAAGGTTCTGGAAGTATAAAAGAAAGTAAACTTTGGTATAAAGAAAACATCACTTTACCATTAGAAGGCGTATATAATTTAAAAATTTCTCATGCCATGCGAAAGAGTGGACGAGTAGAAGGAATTATAGACTTAGAAGGCATTACAGATGTCGGGTATCAAATTGAAAAACACAATTAA